A single Gemmatimonas sp. UBA7669 DNA region contains:
- a CDS encoding HD-GYP domain-containing protein, producing the protein MIAYVYAIVAAAAASLVALYFNDPAVDLKLLTGAGWLTSVAFLGTVLSYRVQGSTFGAVSFIPFITAFVLYPSWASVAVVGTGALLAEMMKPKMAIKRAFNVAQIVLAGSVACAAYVWLGGESLKLKSDFQAIPHVGAVVTFIVLNTLAVAAVIGIAEGKSIVRTWLDGNAAGLVYDVVAIPTVYFFARAYVDWGAWGIFALCILVVGLRFTYQSKHQLETTNRELLELFVHTVEFRDPYTSGHSQRVSRFSRIIAQLIDLSPKEIDRISTAALLHDVGKIHEIFAPILMKPGRLTPEERAIMELHPIKSAELVAKISELQDIVPAVRHHHENWDGTGYPDQLKGKEIPLGSRIIMFADTIDAMTTDRPYRKALGEAEVRAELLKWKGKQFDPEICERLLASPDFRRLFDSSDSGKVHSLTQILEAVRKRVKTPAVA; encoded by the coding sequence GTGATCGCCTATGTGTACGCGATCGTGGCAGCTGCGGCTGCCTCGCTTGTCGCGCTTTATTTCAATGACCCTGCCGTGGATCTCAAACTCCTAACTGGAGCTGGATGGCTGACGTCTGTTGCCTTTCTGGGCACCGTTCTCAGCTACCGAGTTCAGGGAAGCACGTTCGGCGCCGTATCGTTCATCCCGTTTATTACGGCGTTCGTGTTGTACCCTTCATGGGCCTCTGTCGCAGTCGTAGGTACCGGCGCGCTTCTGGCTGAAATGATGAAGCCGAAGATGGCGATAAAGCGCGCATTCAATGTTGCGCAGATCGTCCTTGCTGGCAGTGTGGCTTGCGCAGCGTACGTCTGGCTTGGAGGTGAGTCTCTCAAGCTCAAGTCTGACTTTCAGGCCATCCCGCATGTTGGCGCGGTTGTAACGTTCATCGTGCTAAACACTCTGGCCGTTGCTGCCGTCATCGGGATTGCGGAAGGCAAGAGCATCGTTCGTACGTGGCTCGATGGAAACGCCGCTGGTTTGGTCTACGACGTGGTCGCCATTCCCACGGTGTACTTCTTTGCTCGGGCCTACGTTGACTGGGGCGCATGGGGCATCTTTGCGCTTTGTATTCTTGTGGTTGGTCTCCGCTTCACCTACCAGTCGAAGCACCAACTTGAGACAACCAACCGGGAACTGCTCGAACTTTTTGTCCATACAGTCGAGTTCCGTGACCCGTATACGTCGGGTCACTCACAGCGAGTTAGCCGCTTCTCGCGGATTATCGCGCAGCTAATCGACCTGAGTCCGAAGGAGATCGATCGAATCTCGACTGCGGCCCTACTTCATGACGTTGGTAAGATCCATGAGATTTTTGCCCCCATTCTGATGAAGCCAGGACGGCTTACCCCAGAGGAGAGGGCGATCATGGAGCTGCACCCCATTAAGAGCGCCGAGCTTGTGGCAAAGATCTCCGAGTTGCAGGATATCGTGCCCGCGGTTCGGCACCACCATGAAAACTGGGACGGAACAGGCTACCCTGATCAGCTGAAGGGTAAAGAGATCCCGCTAGGGTCGCGCATCATTATGTTCGCGGACACGATCGACGCAATGACGACCGATCGGCCCTACAGAAAGGCCCTTGGCGAGGCAGAGGTGCGCGCGGAACTGCTAAAGTGGAAGGGCAAGCAGTTTGATCCGGAGATTTGCGAGAGGCTCTTGGCCTCGCCAGACTTCCGTAGGCTCTTCGATAGCAGTGACTCGGGCAAGGTTCA